In Bdellovibrionota bacterium, one genomic interval encodes:
- a CDS encoding YdcF family protein — MLKNQTPWFFIIIFGVVSGILTLGFYLKELKNVRTEKVTAWTEDSVADCAVVLTGSRGRVKDGLALLSRGSIRKLVISGVYEKANLRDIYPEWPYYGDLNPDDVILEKYSKTTFGNALQTYTLVDAFKCKDMILITSQTHMYRAYKTFKANFPKGFNIIKRSVLGGDTSEEYEEAIKSLFYSVWTY; from the coding sequence ATGCTTAAAAATCAAACCCCATGGTTTTTTATTATTATCTTTGGAGTGGTGAGTGGAATACTCACCTTGGGGTTTTATTTAAAAGAGCTAAAAAACGTGAGAACAGAAAAAGTAACGGCATGGACAGAGGATTCTGTGGCTGATTGCGCGGTAGTTTTGACGGGGAGTCGCGGGAGAGTAAAAGATGGTTTGGCACTTTTATCTCGCGGGTCTATACGGAAACTTGTTATTTCTGGAGTTTATGAAAAGGCTAACCTTCGAGATATTTATCCTGAGTGGCCTTATTACGGAGATCTAAATCCCGATGATGTGATCTTAGAAAAATATTCTAAGACCACTTTTGGTAATGCCTTACAAACCTATACACTGGTGGATGCTTTTAAATGCAAAGATATGATCCTGATCACTAGCCAAACTCACATGTACCGTGCCTACAAAACCTTTAAAGCAAATTTCCCGAAGGGCTTTAATATCATAAAAAGAAGTGTTCTCGGTGGCGATACCTCTGAGGAATATGAAGAAGCGATTAAATCTTTGTTCTATTCAGTATGGACTTATTGA
- a CDS encoding Hsp20/alpha crystallin family protein, producing the protein MRNNNSLISRNYYGSGIPSLFQDFFRDLGDGWDKSLTPSLTTDFVPSLNISETETAYKVVAELPGMEEKDFDVTIEDNILRIKGEKKAESENKDEHYHRYEASYGSFERVLRLPEAIDSDASKASFKNGVLTLEIPKNKEVSKVKKLKIASS; encoded by the coding sequence ATGAGAAACAACAATTCATTAATATCCAGAAATTACTATGGGTCTGGGATTCCAAGCTTATTCCAGGACTTCTTTAGAGACCTTGGTGATGGTTGGGATAAATCTTTAACACCGTCTTTAACTACGGACTTTGTTCCAAGTTTAAACATTAGCGAAACGGAAACCGCGTACAAAGTTGTTGCGGAACTTCCGGGCATGGAAGAAAAAGATTTTGATGTAACGATTGAAGATAATATTTTAAGAATAAAAGGTGAGAAAAAAGCAGAGTCAGAAAATAAAGATGAGCATTACCATCGTTATGAGGCGAGTTATGGAAGCTTTGAAAGAGTATTGAGACTTCCAGAAGCGATAGATTCTGATGCCTCAAAAGCAAGCTTTAAAAATGGCGTTTTAACTCTGGAGATTCCGAAAAATAAGGAAGTCTCTAAAGTTAAAAAACTAAAAATCGCCTCATCTTAA
- a CDS encoding RidA family protein, producing the protein MSKKAVKTLSAPNPVGPYSQAIANGPFLFCSGQIAIDPKTDEVKSLASVQDQTKLVMENIKAVLSSNGMNFSHVMKTTIFILDMADFGNVNEVYSQYFQEPYPARSTVAVAGLPKGVRVEIEVLAHKE; encoded by the coding sequence ATGTCTAAAAAAGCAGTAAAAACCTTATCCGCTCCAAACCCCGTGGGTCCTTATTCGCAAGCTATAGCCAATGGTCCATTCTTATTCTGCTCAGGCCAAATTGCAATTGATCCAAAAACGGATGAAGTAAAATCTTTGGCATCTGTTCAAGATCAAACAAAATTAGTCATGGAAAATATCAAAGCTGTTCTTAGCTCCAACGGAATGAATTTTTCGCACGTGATGAAAACAACGATTTTTATTTTAGACATGGCTGATTTCGGGAACGTTAACGAAGTTTACAGTCAATATTTTCAAGAACCTTATCCTGCAAGATCAACGGTAGCGGTAGCGGGTCTTCCCAAGGGCGTAAGAGTCGAAATCGAAGTTCTGGCTCATAAAGAGTAA
- a CDS encoding LysR family transcriptional regulator: MDMNIKTIRIFIQVIRDGSFSKAARSLKMTQPTISQQISRLEQILEARLFERVGHNIVPTDAAREFYNFGNKLVESVDEFQGEFKTSRSQPKGLVRYAMPESCQWTPHYKKIMSQLTQYPEIEFEISILPNDKIAEGIIDGTFDFGFVTGEKLTPELRFEKFSDEQYSLVGKSTDLFEAFVSKNESLRIISYPGWELFFTTWAKTNGVWSKFKNNMRKPTVKIGTLAGAIYALKEGAGVGVFPTHCLFEELRSKELKEFKLKNEIASCPIFLAKKIGSKQTKRTELIVDLLKKAKFDLV, translated from the coding sequence ATGGATATGAATATTAAGACAATTCGGATATTTATCCAGGTTATCAGAGATGGTTCCTTCTCTAAGGCCGCAAGGTCTCTGAAAATGACTCAGCCAACTATAAGTCAGCAGATCTCGCGACTTGAGCAGATTCTAGAGGCAAGGCTCTTTGAAAGGGTTGGTCATAATATTGTTCCTACAGATGCAGCTAGGGAGTTTTATAATTTTGGAAATAAACTTGTCGAGAGTGTCGACGAGTTTCAAGGTGAATTCAAGACAAGCAGATCTCAACCCAAAGGATTGGTTCGATATGCCATGCCTGAAAGTTGTCAGTGGACGCCTCATTATAAAAAAATAATGTCACAGCTTACGCAGTATCCAGAAATTGAATTTGAAATTTCAATCCTGCCTAATGATAAAATTGCAGAAGGAATTATAGATGGAACTTTTGATTTTGGATTTGTAACAGGTGAGAAGCTAACTCCAGAGTTGAGATTTGAGAAATTCTCAGATGAACAATATTCGTTAGTTGGTAAAAGTACTGATCTCTTTGAGGCTTTTGTTTCGAAGAATGAATCTCTGCGAATCATCAGTTATCCAGGGTGGGAGTTGTTCTTCACAACCTGGGCAAAGACCAATGGTGTATGGTCTAAATTTAAAAACAATATGAGAAAGCCCACAGTAAAAATAGGAACGTTGGCAGGAGCCATATATGCACTCAAAGAAGGAGCTGGAGTTGGGGTGTTTCCAACTCACTGTTTGTTTGAAGAGCTTCGCTCTAAAGAGTTAAAAGAATTCAAGCTCAAGAATGAAATTGCGTCTTGCCCGATATTTCTAGCCAAGAAAATTGGTTCTAAACAAACAAAAAGAACAGAGCTAATTGTAGATTTATTAAAAAAAGCCAAATTTGATTTGGTTTAA